A genome region from Panicum virgatum strain AP13 chromosome 4K, P.virgatum_v5, whole genome shotgun sequence includes the following:
- the LOC120702064 gene encoding BTB/POZ and MATH domain-containing protein 2-like — MATFSSASAIVGGTVTGHYVYQVDCYSRNKELPNGRCVQSPTFTVAGCSRCINQLLPQWARFLYADYISVFLILADSIAEPIKVRPRYGFSDFILREFLEASDHLVDDYFRISCDVSIFYTIYIEDRPAPLSGLRRDHGDLLVAKEGTDVTIRVGGEEFSAHRYSMQRLKLIWEEKLSRDINEDTVAKMLSLAVQHHCQMLREACIEFLQDYPALEAIMVADTTGNR; from the exons ATGGCGACGTTCAGTTCCGCTTCGGCGATCGTCGGGGGAACCGTGACCGGGCACTATGTATACCAAGTCGACTGCTATTCGCGCAACAAGGAGCTTCCCAATGGCAGGTGCGTCCAGTCCCCCACTTTCACGGTGGCCGGTTGTTCCCGGTGCATCAATCAGCTACTACCCCAATGGGCTCGGTTCCTCTACGCCGACTACATCTCAGTATTCCTTATCCTCGCGGACAGTATCGCCGAACCTATCAAGGTACGACCAAG GTACGGCTTCAGTGATTTCATCCTGAGGGAGTTCTTGGAGGCGTCGGATCATCTCGTCGACGACTACTTCAGGATAAGCTGCGACGTCTCCATTTTTTATACGATCTACATAGAGGACAGGCCGGCGCCTCTGTCTGGCTTGCGACGTGATCATGGGGACCTCCTCGTTGCCAAAGAGGGAACCGACGTCACGATCCGAGTCGGTGGTGAAGAGTTCAGTGCACACAG GTACAGCATGCAGAGGCTGAAGCTGATTTGGGAGGAGAAATTGAGTAGAGATATAAACGAGGACACGGTTGCAAAAATGTTGAGCTTGGCTGTACAGCACCATTGCCAGATGCTCAGAGAGGCTTGCATTGAGTTCCTTCAAGATTATCCTGCACTGGAAGCCATCATGGTAGCTGACACTACCGGAAATCGCTAG